One genomic segment of Virgibacillus doumboii includes these proteins:
- a CDS encoding MurR/RpiR family transcriptional regulator: MDNLHKKIKEQQSTFSKSFKKIASFLYSNPSVFAMNSAKEAGKQIGVSETTVIRFAHTLGYKGYSVLQQENRKSILEKSSLINFRDRKVSSHSQDDSIKKLMLKDVNTIQTLVEQISEDDLEQASTELLNAEKIYVAGVRASFSLASWFTFALDIAVGNARQYIANDDILIRISELNEKSVFVAFSFHRYGITTINLAELAKKQGATIIAITDNPYSPISKYSDITLAIHQEELSTLDLTPAVFSLLNSIISTITLRSPERFQQRVARFDAVQATDFFHRS; this comes from the coding sequence ATGGACAACCTTCACAAAAAAATAAAAGAACAGCAATCAACATTCTCAAAAAGTTTTAAAAAAATAGCATCATTTTTATACAGTAATCCATCTGTTTTTGCTATGAATTCTGCGAAAGAAGCCGGTAAACAAATTGGTGTCAGTGAAACTACTGTCATCCGGTTTGCCCATACGTTAGGATACAAAGGGTATAGCGTTTTGCAGCAGGAGAACAGGAAAAGCATTCTGGAAAAAAGCAGTTTAATTAATTTTCGGGACAGAAAGGTCTCCAGCCATTCACAGGATGATTCGATTAAAAAATTAATGCTGAAGGATGTAAACACCATTCAAACATTAGTCGAACAAATCTCGGAAGATGACCTGGAGCAGGCTTCAACGGAACTGTTAAATGCCGAGAAAATATATGTTGCAGGTGTCCGCGCTTCATTTTCATTGGCCAGCTGGTTTACCTTTGCACTTGATATCGCTGTAGGGAATGCACGGCAATATATAGCAAATGATGATATTCTGATTCGTATCAGTGAATTAAACGAAAAAAGTGTCTTTGTTGCTTTTTCTTTTCATAGATATGGTATTACTACAATTAACCTGGCTGAATTGGCGAAAAAACAAGGAGCTACGATTATTGCTATTACAGATAATCCATACTCCCCCATATCAAAGTATTCGGATATTACGTTAGCCATTCATCAGGAGGAATTATCGACGCTTGACCTGACACCTGCAGTCTTTTCCCTGTTAAACAGTATCATTTCAACGATTACATTACGATCACCGGAAAGATTCCAGCAGCGTGTAGCCCGGTTTGATGCAGTACAGGCAACTGATTTTTTTCACCGAAGTTAG
- a CDS encoding glycoside hydrolase domain-containing protein has protein sequence MNRSRIFYIIGGVLLIAAPLILAIFLNNPSNQPDSGNGGNGNGNGDGGNGNQNNQSTQEIYWGVDSASYTTQDLYKCVKNNYGKPKVWGRYLGTKGDVSKGLDKEEVQLLHENNVRILVIYNHFTDATGYDHGVKEAEQAIEYAKELGIPDGVAIFGDIEPSFPVTSAFMEGWYDALSSSSYKPGIYGVFDEGSSIMKAYNAMSKNAQKNTIVWSAFPQNEITTKENAPKYNPNGPKNAKLYGWQYAIEAEQCNIDNNLFRNEMLDYLW, from the coding sequence ATGAATAGATCCCGGATATTCTATATCATTGGAGGCGTACTTCTTATTGCAGCTCCATTAATTTTGGCAATCTTTTTAAACAATCCATCCAACCAGCCCGACTCCGGAAATGGTGGAAACGGAAACGGGAATGGTGATGGTGGTAATGGCAACCAAAACAATCAGAGTACGCAGGAAATCTATTGGGGGGTCGACTCAGCCAGCTATACAACGCAGGATTTATATAAATGTGTTAAAAACAATTATGGTAAACCGAAAGTATGGGGCAGATATTTAGGTACAAAAGGAGATGTTTCTAAAGGGCTCGATAAAGAAGAGGTGCAACTTTTACACGAAAACAACGTACGGATACTTGTCATCTACAACCATTTTACCGATGCCACGGGTTATGATCACGGTGTAAAGGAAGCTGAGCAAGCCATCGAATACGCTAAAGAACTCGGTATCCCTGATGGAGTAGCCATATTTGGCGATATCGAACCAAGCTTTCCGGTTACTTCCGCATTTATGGAAGGCTGGTATGATGCACTGTCCAGTTCTTCTTATAAACCAGGCATTTATGGTGTCTTTGATGAAGGCAGCTCAATCATGAAAGCATACAATGCGATGAGTAAAAACGCACAGAAAAACACAATCGTATGGAGCGCATTTCCTCAAAATGAAATAACCACAAAAGAAAATGCCCCAAAATATAACCCAAACGGCCCGAAAAACGCTAAGCTATACGGATGGCAATACGCGATTGAAGCCGAACAATGTAATATTGATAACAACCTGTTCCGGAATGAGATGCTCGATTATTTGTGGTAA
- a CDS encoding nuclease-related domain-containing protein, with product MYAKPIAIPNHILQALALNSRIPDTHRNKHSINQNAANLYSGFKGEKSLNYNLSFLPEDDFLIFHYLRIPDDKGHFQLDFLLLSIYFFLIIEVKNIYDHVNFDEMGQTYRGSGEKVEIFKNPVDQVNLQHRRLLSWLRKYNFPAIPIEKIVVFSQDKTYLKNLANDKVISDIVMHRDKVLPKIDLYMNKHKSVCCLDNQLLELSYQLLKQHNPEEYDGIKKFDITTDDLIKGVICPGCGSIPMIWQSGKWLCAGCGFKSKTAHQPTLTDYALLAGEYINNREARDFLKLDSDYIIKRILRQEQFEHFGETSGRKYKIDLEKLQNAEVHNEYVEVHRKNVEVHNSDHRSSQL from the coding sequence TTGTACGCAAAACCTATTGCAATCCCCAATCATATCCTGCAGGCACTGGCTTTGAACTCCCGTATTCCAGATACTCACCGGAACAAGCATTCCATTAATCAGAATGCCGCTAACCTCTACTCAGGTTTTAAAGGAGAGAAATCACTGAATTACAATCTGAGTTTTCTTCCCGAAGATGACTTCCTAATCTTCCACTACTTAAGGATCCCCGATGATAAAGGGCATTTTCAACTGGACTTTCTTCTTTTATCAATTTATTTTTTCCTTATTATTGAAGTTAAAAATATTTATGACCACGTAAATTTTGATGAAATGGGTCAGACCTACAGGGGCTCGGGTGAGAAAGTTGAAATATTTAAAAACCCTGTTGATCAGGTTAATCTACAGCACAGAAGGCTGTTGAGCTGGCTTCGCAAATATAATTTCCCCGCCATTCCAATTGAAAAAATTGTTGTATTCAGCCAAGACAAAACATACCTCAAAAATTTAGCCAACGATAAAGTTATTTCCGATATTGTCATGCATCGTGATAAAGTCCTTCCGAAAATCGATTTGTACATGAATAAGCATAAATCAGTATGTTGTTTAGACAATCAGTTACTGGAACTTTCTTATCAATTGCTTAAGCAGCACAACCCTGAGGAATATGATGGGATTAAAAAATTTGATATTACAACTGACGACCTGATAAAAGGCGTTATTTGTCCGGGCTGCGGAAGTATCCCAATGATTTGGCAAAGTGGAAAATGGTTGTGTGCAGGCTGTGGGTTTAAGTCGAAAACAGCCCATCAACCAACCTTGACAGATTATGCCTTGCTGGCAGGAGAGTATATCAATAATAGAGAAGCCCGGGATTTTCTAAAACTGGACTCGGATTATATAATTAAACGGATATTGCGACAAGAACAGTTTGAGCATTTTGGTGAAACCAGTGGTCGAAAATATAAAATTGACCTTGAAAAATTACAAAATGCCGAAGTTCACAATGAATATGTCGAAGTTCACAGGAAAAATGTCGAAGTTCACAATTCAGATCACCGAAGTTCACAACTATAA
- the yidC gene encoding membrane protein insertase YidC gives MDQKSVFTFFSKYSLIGIILILVLTGCATTDPISENSSGWFDQFLVLPFSLLIKSAASSLGGNFGLSIIAITLLIRLAIMPFMLKQMKNSKEMQEKMKIMKPEMDAIKEKYKGKNDTETKLLMQQEMTQLYQKHQLNPISSMGCLPMIIQFPILIGFYYAIRRTPEIASHSFLWFNLGHTDILLTILAVLVYFVQFRVSQIGMDSNQKKQMAIFGLISPIMIGIVSINAPAALPLYWTVGGLFLIVQTFISRKTA, from the coding sequence ATGGACCAAAAATCTGTATTCACTTTCTTTTCGAAATATAGCTTAATCGGGATAATTTTAATTCTAGTCTTAACAGGATGTGCAACAACTGATCCGATCAGTGAAAATTCATCAGGATGGTTTGACCAATTTCTCGTCTTACCATTTTCATTATTAATAAAAAGTGCAGCATCATCTCTTGGTGGTAACTTCGGCCTCTCGATTATCGCAATAACGTTGTTAATCCGTCTTGCGATTATGCCATTTATGCTGAAGCAAATGAAAAACAGTAAAGAAATGCAAGAGAAAATGAAAATCATGAAACCCGAAATGGATGCCATCAAAGAAAAATATAAAGGTAAAAATGATACGGAAACCAAATTGCTGATGCAGCAGGAAATGACACAGCTGTATCAAAAGCACCAACTGAATCCGATTTCCTCAATGGGCTGCTTACCAATGATTATTCAGTTTCCAATCTTAATTGGTTTTTACTATGCGATCAGACGAACACCTGAGATTGCTTCCCACTCTTTTCTGTGGTTTAACCTGGGACACACGGATATACTGTTAACGATACTTGCCGTGCTCGTTTACTTCGTTCAATTCCGTGTTTCGCAAATTGGTATGGATTCAAATCAGAAAAAACAAATGGCGATTTTTGGATTAATCTCACCGATTATGATTGGGATTGTATCGATAAATGCACCTGCTGCACTGCCACTGTATTGGACTGTCGGCGGATTGTTTCTTATCGTTCAAACCTTTATTTCCAGGAAAACCGCTTAA
- a CDS encoding YczE/YyaS/YitT family protein, with amino-acid sequence MRLIRAGIHFYLIGIIILTLGIALTIQSGLGASPFDALLVGLHRTFGLTVGSWEIVVGFSMIVCNAIAEKKGPEYFALLTSFFTGVGIDSWLFVLRDWVSPVTWFGEWSALLVGIILIGLGVAFYLQSNIAPNPMDRSMLVVSDLTGWSVKYSRALISIGLVIVAFLFNGAIGVGTFINALISGVIIGFFIPYVKLIKNGGRKPGKKWAS; translated from the coding sequence ATGCGGCTAATTCGTGCTGGAATTCATTTTTATCTGATTGGTATTATCATTTTAACGCTCGGTATTGCACTAACCATCCAATCCGGTTTAGGTGCGTCGCCGTTTGATGCGCTTCTGGTTGGACTGCACAGAACATTTGGATTGACTGTCGGAAGTTGGGAAATTGTTGTCGGCTTTTCGATGATCGTCTGTAATGCAATAGCTGAGAAAAAAGGGCCTGAATATTTTGCGCTGTTGACCTCATTTTTTACAGGAGTTGGCATTGATTCCTGGTTATTTGTACTGCGTGATTGGGTCTCGCCAGTAACATGGTTTGGTGAGTGGAGCGCATTACTTGTTGGGATTATTTTAATCGGGTTAGGTGTTGCGTTTTATCTGCAATCGAATATTGCCCCAAACCCAATGGACCGTTCGATGCTTGTTGTGTCTGATCTGACCGGATGGAGTGTTAAGTATTCGCGGGCATTGATCAGTATTGGGCTGGTAATCGTGGCTTTTCTTTTCAATGGTGCGATTGGGGTTGGCACGTTTATTAATGCATTAATTTCAGGAGTAATCATTGGTTTCTTTATACCGTATGTCAAGCTGATTAAAAACGGAGGACGAAAGCCTGGAAAGAAATGGGCCTCTTGA
- a CDS encoding ABC transporter ATP-binding protein yields the protein MAAASIKLINLSKTYRRHKAVKELNLEVGKGELFGFLGPNGAGKTTTIKMLTGLLEPASGSAEIAGINIWKDPIEAKKKIAYVPDQPNLYPKLTGWDYLEFIASVFQISQEKFQSKSKELLQIFNLTDQANDLIESYSHGMKQKIAICGALVHEPDVLFLDEPTVGLDPKSARSLKNLLRELCDNGMTAFVSTHILEIAEQMCDRVGIILDGDIIALGTMDELKSSGGDAQQSLEDIFLELTGGEDQQALISEITDQGDTK from the coding sequence ATGGCAGCCGCATCAATTAAACTAATAAACTTATCGAAAACATACAGAAGACATAAAGCTGTAAAAGAATTAAATCTTGAAGTCGGCAAGGGTGAATTGTTTGGCTTTCTTGGGCCGAATGGTGCCGGGAAGACGACGACCATTAAAATGCTGACCGGCCTGCTTGAGCCGGCAAGCGGTTCTGCTGAAATTGCCGGCATTAATATATGGAAAGATCCAATCGAGGCAAAAAAGAAGATAGCCTATGTACCGGACCAGCCAAACCTGTATCCGAAATTAACCGGATGGGATTATTTGGAGTTTATTGCTTCGGTTTTCCAAATTTCACAAGAAAAGTTCCAATCGAAATCAAAAGAATTGCTGCAAATTTTTAACCTTACCGACCAGGCGAATGACTTAATTGAGAGTTACTCACACGGGATGAAGCAGAAAATTGCGATTTGCGGTGCATTGGTGCATGAACCGGATGTATTGTTTCTTGATGAGCCGACAGTGGGGCTTGATCCGAAGAGTGCACGCAGTCTGAAAAACCTGCTGCGTGAGCTATGCGATAATGGCATGACGGCATTTGTTTCAACCCACATTCTTGAAATTGCTGAACAGATGTGTGACCGGGTCGGGATTATTTTGGATGGAGATATCATTGCGCTCGGAACGATGGATGAGCTGAAAAGCAGTGGTGGTGATGCCCAACAGAGTCTTGAGGATATTTTCCTTGAGTTGACCGGCGGAGAAGATCAGCAGGCGCTGATAAGTGAAATCACCGATCAGGGTGATACCAAATGA
- a CDS encoding putative ABC transporter permease subunit: MMNVLLKNQWKILKNTFQSQAKKTYANYVFSFGVLAVLLYFLSRGVWAIGESITGSVLTGILSYGFLVIIGLIILLGLPQVFKHLYAATDLELLFTLPIPTRNIFWVKYLQSFAGIPLLIFTFFVVPLFIYGILIDASLLYYPVMILVLISVVAIGLSIAYLFNLLLIQVVPASKANEFMTAMSVLSGVFVYLLFMIPNLANDQPMSELLLAGLPLFPEWVPVNWAANAVANAAAGSMEFLLPFVLIILLAIISFIITSSLVEKGFRTGWIKLSEGGGKRKRKSAAKQSGSKLRHPIIAVGKKEWFAIKRDMREWLVFLPIVFFIVFGFIGFLSGGASISDLRGPNEISWPIAQAVFLFIYAMFNGQLAASSIAREATSVWILRVLPLSGKNIAYGKLWISWLIPFVILTVIEIALGIFFGWTFIQFIAGIAMKAFITLGISGIGLWLGTIGAKYNPANPQNRLKFGTAILLLVTSYVYLFLALIPFVLMLVPTEAMGVFHEGSLQIDGFIGLIAGFVYTLLSWKAANPVLVAVTGILLMMIISLGTAYMFTKAASRKFDKGIEIDMVQDTKTKPSLGKKSGSLY, translated from the coding sequence ATGATGAATGTTCTGTTAAAAAACCAGTGGAAGATTCTCAAAAATACATTTCAGTCACAAGCTAAAAAAACGTACGCAAATTATGTATTCTCATTTGGTGTTCTGGCGGTCCTTTTATATTTCCTGTCCAGAGGCGTATGGGCAATCGGTGAATCAATTACAGGGTCAGTCTTAACAGGCATCCTGTCATATGGATTTCTTGTAATAATCGGACTTATTATTCTGCTTGGTCTTCCGCAAGTATTCAAGCATTTATATGCAGCAACAGACCTTGAACTCCTGTTTACGCTGCCAATCCCGACAAGAAACATCTTCTGGGTAAAATATCTGCAAAGTTTCGCCGGCATACCGTTACTTATTTTCACTTTTTTTGTCGTACCATTATTCATTTACGGCATATTAATCGACGCAAGCCTGCTCTATTATCCGGTTATGATTCTTGTTCTCATATCTGTAGTCGCAATCGGGCTTTCGATTGCCTATTTATTTAACCTGCTTTTGATTCAAGTTGTTCCGGCAAGCAAGGCAAATGAGTTCATGACAGCGATGAGTGTATTGTCAGGGGTATTTGTCTATTTACTGTTTATGATTCCGAACCTGGCGAATGATCAGCCAATGAGTGAACTGCTATTGGCAGGGCTGCCTTTGTTTCCGGAGTGGGTTCCCGTCAACTGGGCGGCAAATGCTGTTGCAAATGCCGCAGCAGGATCAATGGAATTTCTGTTGCCGTTTGTACTGATTATCCTGCTGGCAATTATCAGTTTTATCATAACCTCTTCATTGGTTGAAAAAGGCTTTCGAACCGGCTGGATTAAACTGAGTGAAGGCGGCGGGAAAAGAAAGAGGAAATCTGCCGCAAAACAATCAGGGTCTAAGTTGCGACATCCAATCATCGCAGTTGGAAAAAAAGAATGGTTTGCAATCAAACGTGATATGCGGGAATGGCTCGTATTCCTGCCTATCGTATTCTTTATTGTATTTGGATTTATCGGCTTTCTAAGCGGCGGTGCCAGTATCAGCGATCTGCGTGGGCCAAATGAAATATCGTGGCCAATCGCACAGGCAGTATTCCTGTTTATTTATGCCATGTTCAACGGTCAGCTGGCTGCATCGTCAATCGCCAGAGAAGCAACGTCCGTATGGATTCTGCGTGTTCTTCCGCTTTCAGGGAAAAATATTGCATACGGAAAGTTGTGGATCAGCTGGCTTATTCCGTTTGTTATTTTAACGGTTATTGAAATTGCGCTGGGGATATTTTTCGGTTGGACCTTTATCCAATTTATCGCTGGAATTGCAATGAAGGCTTTCATAACCCTTGGAATCAGTGGAATCGGATTGTGGCTAGGTACAATTGGTGCCAAATATAATCCGGCCAATCCGCAGAACCGGCTGAAATTTGGAACAGCAATCCTTTTGCTTGTTACTTCCTACGTTTACCTGTTCCTCGCGCTTATTCCGTTCGTTCTTATGCTGGTTCCGACTGAGGCGATGGGTGTTTTCCATGAAGGCAGTCTGCAAATTGATGGATTTATTGGTTTGATAGCAGGATTTGTCTATACCTTGCTGTCCTGGAAAGCGGCAAACCCGGTATTAGTGGCTGTAACAGGAATCCTCCTGATGATGATTATTTCACTTGGGACTGCCTATATGTTTACAAAAGCTGCTTCCCGGAAATTTGATAAGGGAATCGAAATTGATATGGTTCAGGATACGAAAACGAAACCATCACTTGGTAAAAAATCCGGCAGCCTGTATTAA
- a CDS encoding helix-turn-helix transcriptional regulator, with protein sequence MKNKVALFRKEHGYSQEFLAKKLGVSRQTIISIEKEKYNPSLPLALLIAEVFETEVKHIFSLEESDRP encoded by the coding sequence ATGAAAAATAAAGTAGCCTTATTCAGAAAAGAACATGGATATTCACAGGAATTTTTAGCAAAGAAACTTGGCGTATCCAGGCAAACAATCATCTCCATTGAAAAGGAGAAATATAACCCTTCCCTTCCACTTGCCTTGTTAATTGCGGAAGTATTTGAAACGGAAGTGAAACACATTTTCAGTTTGGAAGAAAGTGACAGACCATAA
- a CDS encoding SLOG family protein, whose protein sequence is MKTLMVTGYKPMELNLFKPDDKRISFIKAAIEKRLVGFIEEGLEWVLISGQMGVELWTGEVVLDLKEQYDVNLAMIPPFENQESRWPEAVQQIYQELMMVADFYQPLYKGDYKGAYQFKAKNKWLVDKSDGCLILLDDENPGSNRFFYEEAKLAEESGEYPIFVITPSDLDDIVEEMRMSDPDYWG, encoded by the coding sequence ATGAAAACACTTATGGTAACAGGATACAAACCAATGGAACTAAATCTTTTCAAACCGGACGATAAGCGGATTTCCTTTATTAAAGCGGCGATTGAAAAAAGATTAGTTGGCTTCATAGAGGAAGGCCTGGAATGGGTGCTTATTTCCGGACAAATGGGCGTTGAATTGTGGACCGGTGAAGTTGTATTGGATTTGAAAGAACAATATGATGTGAATTTGGCGATGATTCCACCGTTTGAAAATCAGGAAAGTCGCTGGCCTGAGGCGGTTCAGCAAATTTACCAGGAACTCATGATGGTTGCTGACTTTTATCAGCCTCTTTATAAAGGAGACTACAAGGGTGCATATCAATTTAAGGCGAAAAATAAATGGCTGGTGGATAAAAGTGATGGCTGCCTGATTCTGCTCGATGACGAGAACCCCGGCAGTAATCGATTTTTTTATGAGGAGGCAAAGCTGGCGGAAGAATCAGGGGAATACCCGATTTTCGTGATCACCCCAAGTGATTTGGATGATATAGTTGAGGAAATGCGGATGTCTGATCCGGATTACTGGGGGTGA
- a CDS encoding small acid-soluble spore protein P — MGGRPKGPKQQEQPNLPKSPKQPYGEPLQGSHKVKQRNHSRQKQKSDHDM, encoded by the coding sequence ATGGGTGGAAGACCTAAAGGACCAAAACAGCAGGAGCAGCCGAATTTGCCAAAAAGCCCCAAGCAGCCATACGGCGAACCGTTGCAGGGCTCGCATAAGGTAAAACAACGGAACCATTCACGGCAAAAACAGAAATCAGATCATGATATGTAA
- a CDS encoding diphthine--ammonia ligase, which produces MVKKAALSFSGGKDSCLALHKLDEQGVQVTWLVTTVWKKSHRTVAHDQKRQLILEQADRIGLPVYIIETDFETYTGDFVAALKKLREDYGVDGAAFGDIYLEGHREWGEQVARAAGVEAIYPLWTERENVVRLLREFVSHGFDAEVIKVDKDRLPESWVGRKVDESFVEDILLYDDVCPMGESGEYHTAVMDGPMFGKGLREDNRKG; this is translated from the coding sequence GTGGTCAAAAAAGCAGCATTGTCATTCAGCGGCGGGAAGGATAGCTGCCTGGCTTTACATAAACTGGATGAACAAGGAGTGCAGGTAACTTGGCTGGTAACTACAGTTTGGAAAAAAAGCCACAGGACAGTTGCGCATGATCAGAAGCGGCAGTTAATCTTAGAACAGGCAGACCGTATAGGGCTACCCGTATATATTATCGAAACCGATTTTGAGACGTACACGGGGGATTTTGTGGCAGCATTGAAAAAACTGCGTGAGGACTATGGAGTTGACGGGGCTGCTTTTGGTGATATTTATCTGGAAGGTCATCGTGAGTGGGGCGAACAGGTGGCTCGTGCGGCTGGTGTTGAAGCAATTTATCCATTGTGGACGGAGCGGGAGAATGTGGTGCGTTTGCTGCGCGAATTTGTGTCGCATGGCTTTGATGCTGAGGTGATTAAGGTCGATAAAGATAGGCTTCCTGAAAGCTGGGTTGGCCGTAAAGTGGACGAGTCGTTTGTGGAAGATATTTTATTGTACGATGATGTCTGCCCGATGGGTGAGTCAGGTGAATATCATACGGCAGTTATGGATGGACCAATGTTTGGGAAGGGTTTGCGTGAAGACAACAGGAAAGGTTGA
- the mscL gene encoding large conductance mechanosensitive channel protein MscL, whose amino-acid sequence MWSDFKAFALKGNVVDLAVAVIIGTAFGKIVTSLVENIMMPLIGILIDGIDFTNLTYTVRNADVLYGEFIQSVFDFLVIAFSIFFFVRLMAKFRRAKEPDKQPKPDEKEELLREIRDLLKREEKGSGHKVKVHIGRKK is encoded by the coding sequence TTGTGGTCGGATTTTAAAGCTTTTGCGCTTAAAGGAAATGTCGTGGATTTAGCTGTTGCCGTCATTATCGGAACCGCATTTGGAAAAATTGTTACATCATTGGTTGAAAACATCATGATGCCTTTGATTGGTATTCTCATTGATGGCATAGACTTCACCAATTTGACGTATACAGTCAGAAACGCGGATGTATTATATGGTGAGTTTATTCAATCGGTCTTTGACTTTTTAGTTATAGCATTTTCCATTTTCTTTTTCGTACGTTTAATGGCGAAGTTCAGGCGGGCAAAAGAACCAGATAAGCAACCGAAACCGGATGAAAAAGAAGAACTGCTCAGAGAAATTCGTGATCTTTTGAAGCGAGAGGAAAAGGGATCAGGTCATAAGGTAAAGGTGCATATCGGACGAAAAAAATAA